The sequence below is a genomic window from Nitrospirota bacterium.
CATGCGTATGCTGCGCTGAAAAAAGATGATCCGTCCATGTCAGCAACAACAGAATTGCAGGATAAATCCCAGGATCTTTTCAAACAGGGAGTCGCGGAATTCAAAAAAGGGAACTTTCCTGCTGCGGCTGAATCCTTCAGATCAGCGGCCGAAAGATCGCCAGATAATGCCAAACTGTGGAGTTACCTGTCACTGGCCCTGATTAAGATACCGAACAGGATACAAGACGCGGAAAAAGCCCTGCTCGAGGCGATTAAGGTAGACCCTCATAATGCAGACCACTATGTAAACCTCGGACTGATTTATCTTAAGCAGAATATGAAGAAAATGGCCTCTCTCCAGTTCGAGAAGGCATTGAAGCTTGACCCGCAGAATGCAAAGGCAAAAAAGGGATACCAGCAGACAAGGGAATAATTATTTTCTCTTAAAAACCCCGCTCTTTCCCCCCCGTTTTTCCATCAGCCTGATATCCGAAATAATCATCTCCCTGTCGACCGCCTTGCACATGTCATAAATAGTCAGAGCAGCAGCAGATACCGCAGCGAGGGCCTCCATCTCCACCCCTGTCTGACCCGTAGTTTTTACCTGCGCCCGTATGTATATTATGCTTTGCCTGGTGTCATGAGAGAAGTCTATATCGACGGAAGTAATATTCAGGGGATGACACATCGGGATCATATCACCTGTCCTTTTTGCTGCCATGATTCCTGCTGTCCGTGCAACACAGAGGACGTCGCCCTTGGGAACCCTGTTGTCCAGTATCAGCTTCAGTGTATCTGTGTTCATGTGCACTGATCCTTTCGCCAAAGCTGTTCTCCTTGTCGGCGGTTTTTCAGTAACATCAACCATTTTCGCCCTTCCCTTTTTATCGAGATGCGTCAGTTTCCTCATCGGTCATCACCCCTGCTTCACGAATATTCCGCACTATGTCTTTCTCGACCAAACGCTTGTTCTTCCTATGAGCGAAAATCCGATATACCCGCGGACTTTCAGTTTATGTTCTTCCAGAGTCATTTTGCAGGAATATGTTTTCCCGTTCTTGGGATCATAAATTTTCCCGTCATCCCATCTGTTGTCATTCCTGTATGAGAACCCTGTCAGTATCTGCAGTCCCATGAGTTTTTTGTCCCTCAGGGTTTCATCAGGGTTTTTTGCATCAATCTTGTCTTTTCCTTCCTCATTCTTCGGGTTCCTGAGCCAGACGATTTTTCCGCAGTATCTTTCGCTGCACTTGAATATCTTGATAACCGCGGTACCTTCTTCGTTGTACCATTCGCCAACGATTGCATCAGGATTCTGTGCGGAGGCATTGACACTGAAGAACAGCCCCATTGCGATGATACAGAAGATAATCCGTTTCATAATACCCTCCTTTATCTGTGTAAATTCAGATTGCCTCTATTATATCGCATAAGGGATATACGGTAAACGAGGCAGCGCGAATGCTCTCACAAACATAGCACTGCACAAATCTTATTGAGGACGGTCTAATCCGTGCTTCCGTAAAATAGCAGAAAACTCATAAGACTGGAATAGCTCCATAAGCTTCTCTGTTGCAATTTGCTGTTTCTCCGTCCAATTACCACGTATTCTGATCGCATAAAGAATTTCGGTATGGTTTCCGGGCAATGGCTCTGGTTCTTTAAGGGTTCCGCCGAGAGAAACAATATCAAAAAGATCCGGAGTTTTATCGAGAAAAAAGGCTTCGCTTTTTTTGGTGCCGAAGGCGGGATTTGAACCCGCACGGCCTTGCGACCACTAGACCCTGAACCTAGCGCGTCTGCCAGTTCCGCCACTTCGGCACACAGATATTATACGTGAAACGTATCCCGCCTTACCAGTCCAGCGGCAAGCCTTCGGTTTTTGTAATAAGCCACTTGGTCCGCTCTTTTTCGAGGGTAAATCTCAGACGTGCCGGGCTCGGCATATCTCCAAGAATATAGCCGGTATCGCTGCCCATGGTTGCGATAACCCGCACATCCAGTTCAGCAGACGCAGTATTTTCACCGACCGTAATCTTGAGATTTTCGTATTCGATCTTTATGTCAGACAGTTGCTGAAAGACCTTTTTCATCGATTCCTTCAGATACAGATAGGTCAATCCATAGTCATCCCGGTAGTTGAAGGAAACTTTCGACATTACTGCCTCGATATCCTCCTTTTCAATGGCTACGGCACCTTCCCTGAAAAGCTTCTTTATCCTGCTCATATCTGACGGGAACAGAAAATAGAGGAAAATCGGTACAAGAATGACGAGAAATATGAGAAGAATGGTTTTTTTGCTCATCGGCTCCTCCGCTCGCCTCAGTTTTCCGTAACCGCGATGAGAGATTCCCTGATCACCTTCAGCAATTGCTGCAGATTCTTTCTGCTGATGCTCAAGGGTGGCATTATCACGATAACATTGCCGAGGGGCCTGATAATTACTCCGTTGTCCCTTGCATGATATGCAACACGCCATCCCATCTTCTCGGCCCAGTCGTAAGGTTCCCTGGTCACCTTGTTTTTTACCATCTCAATCCCTGCCATGAACCCCGCGTTCCGGACATCTCCCACATGCTCAAGTCCGGACATTTCCTTTAACCATGCTTCGAGTATCATGATTTTCTCCTGAAGTGCATCCAGTGTCTTTTCATGTTCGAATACATCGAGGCATGCGATTGCTGCGGCACATGCGAGGGGGTTTCCTGTATAGGAATGGCCGTGGAAGAATGTCTTCAGTTCTCTGAATTCTCCGAGAAACGCATCGAATATCTCGCCGGTTGAGAGGGTAGCTGCAAGCGGCAGATACCCCCCGGTAATTCCCTTTGAAAGGCAAAGGATGTCCGGCAGCGCATCTTCATGCGCACATGCAAACATCTTTCCCGTTCTGCCAAAGCCAGTTGCCACCTCATCGGCTATCATTATTATGTTATATGCAGTACACAATTCCCTGACCCCTTTCAGGTATCCCGGCGGAGAGGCGATCATTCCTCCCGCAGCCTGCATCTTGGGCTCAATGATTATTCCGGCAATCTCGTCCCCATGCAGCCTGAATATCTCTTCGAGTGACCCGAGGCATGCAATCTTGCAGCCGGGATATTCTCTGCCAATCTCACAACGGTAGCAGTAGGGAGAAGGCGCCTGGTATGTCTTGAACAGGAGCGGACCAAATGCCTGATGGAAGATATCGACTCCGCCGACACTGACCGCGCCGATTGTATCGCCGTGATATGCATTGTTCAGGGAAACAAACGCGTTTTTCCCTTTCGCACCCCTGTGCTTCCAGTACTGAAAGGCCATTTTGAGGGCAATTTCAACAGATGTCGAGCCATTGTCCGAATAGAACACCCTGTGTAACCCTTCTTGCGCGCCTTCTTCCGTCTCTTCCTTATCGGCCCGGGTACCGGACGCCAGGGCAAATGCTCTCTGCACAGTCTTTACCAGCTTTTCAGCCAGCAGTATCGCAGGCTCGCTGCTCAGGCCAAGCAACGTGCTGTGGGCTATCTTATCCAGTTGTGCCCTGATTGCATCATCTATTTCCTTTTTTCTGTGTCCGAAAATATTCACCCACAAGGATGAGACGCCGTCAAGATACCATCTCCCGTATGTGTCCTTTAAAAAGCAGTCCCTCCCCTCCGTGATGATAACCGGTTTTTCTCCGAGCCAGTCCTTCATCTGAGTGAACGGATGCCAGATATATTGCCTGTCAAGCTCTTCCAAACGTCTGTTGTCCTCAGTCAGTCCCATAATTTACTCGCGATGTGCGACAAATATCCTTTTTATGCCGGCATAATCTTTTTTCAGTGTGATGTTCCGGTACCCTTTATTTTCTGCCATCTCTCTTACCCGTTCCGCCTGGCCGAACCCCAGTTCCAGCATTAAGATACCATTCTTCTGCAGGTAATTTCCCGCTTCAGACAGAATCAAACGATACGCATCCAACCCGTCCCTGCCTCCGTCCAGTGCTGCTGTCGGTTCCCAGTCCCTTATCTCGGGCTGTAAATGCACGATATCATCATGTGGTATGTACGGAGGATTTACGATCACCATATCGGCTTCACACTGTGCATCACTTCCTGCAAAAAACCCTCTCAAAGGGTCGAAAAAAGACCCCTGCAGGAAATGCACATTCCCCACGCCGTTGATACCGGCATTCTGCCGTGCATATCGTATTGCTGTCCCGGAAATGTCTGTCCCGAACACCTCTGCCACAGGAAACTCTCTCGCGAGTGCAATGGCTATGCACCCGGTTCCGGTGCAGAGGTCCACTATCCTTGATTTCCTGCTGCCGAGTGCGGATTGCGCAATCATTCTCACCGCTTCCTCAACCAGCAGTTCTGTCTCAGGCCTGGGGATCAGAACTCCCGGTCCGACCGATATCCGCAACCCGTAAAATTCAGTGTATCCGATGATATATTGCATAGGCTCCCTCGCCGATCTTCTTTTCAGGCATTCCCTGATCCGGGAAAGCACATCGTCGGAAATCTCCGGATTATCCCTGTGAAGGGATAACAGGTCAGTATCAAGACAGTGAGACAATATGATTTCTGCCTCCTTTTCCGCACTTTCTATGCCCTGTTTCCTGAGCATTTCTATCGCTATCTTCATCTGTTCAAAAGCTTTCATATGTCATAGTGCGGTTTGATGGATATCATGATGCGGTCACAATCAATGCAAAGCCTGAAAACATCAGGAATGCCCCCGCAAGCCTTTCACGAATATTCCTTTCCATAAAGAGATAATATCCGAATATGACGCCGATTATCACGCTCATCCTCTTAATGGAGATCATGTAGGCAACCTTAGTAAGGCTTATTGCAATCATATGGGAGGCTATCATTACTGCATAAAAAAGTCCCGGAGCAAAAAGACCAGTATATCTCTTCTGTACGATAAAAACCCCTGCGTCTTTCCTCCCCGCAATCAGCGCTATCGGGGTAAATACAATTGTCAGAGTGATAAAATATGTTATGCCGAAAAACAAGGGAGACGAGTGTTCAATGGCCATTTTTCCCAGAGAGGAGGTCACACTGTAGATCAGAGCAACCAGTATCATGAAAACTGAACCTCTTTCACGGGTAACAGCCCTGAAAGGCTCAAGAAACCCCTTGCGCACCGTATGAATGTTGAGCATGTAGCCTCCTGCAGCAATCAGAAAAATTCCCGCAGCGCCCTGAAGTGAAACCTTTTCCCCCAGCATGACATACGAAATCCCGATCAGAAATACCGGGGTAAGAGAAAGGAAGGGGAGTGTCAGGCTCAAGGGAGAGGCCTTCAGTGCTTTTATATAGAACACCATCGCCAGTATCTCAAGAGGCATGGCAAGCAGGAATGCCTGATAAAATCCTGTATCAAGGTCAGGTATCGGGACAAATATCCAGAGGATCGCAAGCAGAGGGACGGAAAAGAGCAGCCTGCACCATGCAACAAGATACTCGTTATTCCCTGTCAGTGCCTTTTTGGTAAGCGCGTCGCTGGCAGCAAGTGTGAATGCTGACACAAGCGAGAGCAATATCCAGGTAGAGGCCATTGAATTTTGTTAATTAATTTTATTAATTAATTTCGAATAATATGTTATTTATATATTGTGGTTGACATCTGCATACTTATGTGATATAGATGGTATGAACATTAAAGAATCCAATTAATAGATAACATGAATTATTTTGCTATTTCTGTTATTTTCCGTTTTCTACGCAATCCAAACTTGCTACCTATTATAATGCAACCAATTTAAAGAAAGGAGGAGTCTATGAATGTTATTACGCGAAGAGAATTCTTAAGGATCTCCGGCGTTGCGGCGGCCGGCCTGACATTCAGCCACATGGGGTTTGACATGTCGCCTGTTCAGGCGTATGCTGCGGAGCTTCGGACCGCACTCCGGATCAAAGGGGCCAGGGAAACTCCCACGATCTGCTGTTTCTGTTCGGTAGGATGCGGCATCCTGGTTTCCACAGACAAAAAAGGAAAGGTGATCAATGCCGAGGGCGACCCTGATCATCCCATCAGTGAAGGAGCGCTCTGCGCCAAAGGGGCCTCCTCGTATCAAATCGCGGTTAATGAAAATCGCCTGAATAAGGTACGGTATCGTGCACCCAACAGCGCCGCATGGAAAGAGGTAAGCTGGGAATGGGCTTTGAACAAAATCGCGGCAAACATCAAGAAGAGCAGGGACAAAAGCTTCGTCGGGAAGAACAAGGACGGCAAGGTAGTAAACCGTACCGACGGTATTGCATCCGTCGGAAGTGCAGCGATGGACAATGAAGAATGCTGGCTGTATCAGACATTCCTGAGATCGCTCGGACTCGTCTATATTGAACATCAGGCCCGCATATGACACAGCGCCACTGTAGCGGCTCTGGGAGAGTCGTTCGGACGAGGCGCAATGACAAATCATTACATTGACTTCAGGAATTCCGATGTTATCCTCAACATGGGAGGAAACGTCGCAGAAAATCATCCTGTCTCCTTCAAATGGGTTCAGGCAGCCCGCGATAAAGGCGCAACATTCCTCCACGTGGATCCCCGCTTTACAAGGACGTCTGCCAAAGCTGATATCTTTACCAGGCTTCGCTCAGGAACGGATATCGCATTTCTCGGCGGACTGATCAGATATATCCTCGACAACAATCTCTATGATGAGTTTTATGTAAAAAATTACACGAATGCCACATTTATCCTGAACGACCAGTACGGGTTCGACGACGGTCTCTTTTCCGGATATGACCCGACAAAACGTTCCTATGACAAGGCGAAATGGGCTTTTGAAAAGGATGAAAAAGGTATCCCCAAAAGAGACACGTCCCTTAAGGATGAGAAATGCGTTTATCAGCATCTCAAAAAACATTTCTCACGCTATTCCATGGAAAAGGTTGTTGCAATAACAGGAACACCCCAGGAAGATCTCGAGAACGTATATAAAACATATGCGGCAACGGGTGTCCCTGAAAAAGCAGGGACTATCCTTTATGCAATGGGATGGACACAGCATACGGTCGGAACCCAGAATATCCGCACCATGGCCATTATCCAGCTTCTCCTTGGCAATATGGGGATAGCCGGAGGCGGCGTGAACGCCCTTCGCGGTGAATCGAATGTCCAGGGATCAACAGACCATGCACTCCTTTTCCACATCATCCCTGCATATATGCCTACGCCGAGGGCGAAGCAGCAGGCCCTCGAAGACTATAATGCAACAACACCCAAAACCAGCGACCCGAGAAGTGCGAACTGGTGGCAGAACAGGCCGAAATATATCGCAAGCCTCCTGAAATCCATGTACGGTGATAAGGCAACAAAAGACAATGATTTCGGCTATTCATGGCTGCCAAAACTGGAGGACACACAGAACGCGTCATGGTTAATGCTGTTTGACGAAATGTACAAAGGGAAGTTTACCGGCTTCTTTGCCTGGGGCATGAACCCTGCCTGCTCAAGCGCAAATGCGGGAAAAGTCAGGGAAGCATTGAAAAAACTTGACTGGATGGTGAATGTCAACCTCTTCGACAATGAAACGGGTTCCTTCTGGAAGGGCCCCGGAATGGACCCCAAGAAAATTAAAACCGAAGTCTTCCAGCTTCCCTGTGCTGCCTTCATGGAAAAGGAAGGGAGCGTCACCAACAGCGGCCGCTGGAGCCAGTGGCGATGGAAAGCAACAAACCCTCCCGGACAGGCAATGCCGGACAGTGAAATCATGTTTGAACTCATGAAGAAAGTAAAGGCACTCTACAAAAAAGAAAAAGGCGCATTTCCTGATCCTGTGCTGAACCTGAAATGGGATTACGAAACGAATAAAAAGTTCGATATCCATGCGGTTGCAAAAGAGATCAACGGTTATGATCTTGCCACCGGTAAACTTGTTGCCAACTTTACCAAATTAAAAGACGACGGGACGACCTCCTGCGGGAACTGGCTTTTCTCAGGAAGCTATACAGAAGAGGGAAATATGGCTGCCCGCAGAAAAAAAGACGACCCAACCGGCCTTGGCCTTTTCCCGCAATGGGCGTGGTGCTGGCCGATCAACAGAAGGATCATTTACAACCGTGCTTCTGTAGATCTTGAAGGCAAGCCACGGAATCCGGCGAAGACTGTGGTGAAGTGGGATGCGGAAGCGAAAAAATGGATCGGTGATGTACCTGACGGTGGCTGGCCCCCGATGGGTACCGAGGGCTTTTACCCGTTTATCATGAAGCCGGACGGAGTTGCGTCGATATTCGGTCCTGGTCTGGCAGACGGACCATTCCCCGAACACTATGAACCTCTCGAATGCCCGATCGAAAAGAATATCATGTCGAACCAGAGGATCAACCCCGTGATAAAGATATTCGAGGGAGGACTGGATACATTCGCAACATGCGACCCCAAATATCCTTTTGTATGCACAACCTATAGGGTAACCGAACACTGGCAGACAGGTGTTCTTACCCGTTGGCTGCCCTGGCTCCTCGAGACTGAACCTCAGATGTTCTGTGAACTGAGCGAGGAACTCGCGAAACTCAGGGGTATCGATAACGGTGACAAAGTCCTTGTCGAAACTTCTCGCGGAAAAGTGGAAGCAACCGCGATTGTCACTTTGCGTTTCAAGCCCTTTGTCGTCGCCGGACAGACGATCCATCAGATCGGCCTCCCTTGGCATTTCGGCTGGCTGCATCCGAAGGATGGTGGAGACAGCGCAAATCTTCTGACACCCACCATCGGCGACCCGAACACCATGATTCCCGAGTCAAAGGCATTCATGGCAAACGTGACAAAAATAACGGCCAAAAAAGCCGGGAAAGCATAAGGGAGGTGATGAACAATGGCGGATAAATCTTTTTTTGTAGATACCACGAAATGTACCGCATGCCGTGGCTGTCAGATCGCATGCAAGCAGTGGAACATGAATCCGGCAACCAAAACTGTCCAGCGCGGAACTCATCAAAATCCCGAAGATCTTTCATACGTTACCTACAAGCTTGTAAGGTTCAGTGAGCATGAGATGCAGGGAAAGCCTGTCTGGTACTTTTTTGCGGACCAGTGCAGGCACTGCTCGACCCCTCCCTGCAAAATAGTGGCCGAATCCCTGAAAGTCAATGCCATCACACTGGACGAGTCTACCGGCGCTGTTCTCTATAACCCGAAAGTCAAGGTCAAAGCGGCTGATTTCAAACAAATCAGGGAGTCGTGTCCCTGGGATATACCGCGATGGGACGAAAAAACCCAGGGAATGGCTAAATGCACCATGTGCATAGACAGGATCAAGGAAGGCATGCTCCCTGCCTGCGTGAAGACCTGCCCGACAGGAACCATGATCTTCGGAGACCGCGACAAAATTCTTGAATTGGCTAAGCAACGTTTAAAAGAGGTCAAAGCTGCGTATCCCAAAGCTGA
It includes:
- the prmC gene encoding peptide chain release factor N(5)-glutamine methyltransferase, with the translated sequence MKAFEQMKIAIEMLRKQGIESAEKEAEIILSHCLDTDLLSLHRDNPEISDDVLSRIRECLKRRSAREPMQYIIGYTEFYGLRISVGPGVLIPRPETELLVEEAVRMIAQSALGSRKSRIVDLCTGTGCIAIALAREFPVAEVFGTDISGTAIRYARQNAGINGVGNVHFLQGSFFDPLRGFFAGSDAQCEADMVIVNPPYIPHDDIVHLQPEIRDWEPTAALDGGRDGLDAYRLILSEAGNYLQKNGILMLELGFGQAERVREMAENKGYRNITLKKDYAGIKRIFVAHRE
- a CDS encoding DUF2147 domain-containing protein, yielding MKRIIFCIIAMGLFFSVNASAQNPDAIVGEWYNEEGTAVIKIFKCSERYCGKIVWLRNPKNEEGKDKIDAKNPDETLRDKKLMGLQILTGFSYRNDNRWDDGKIYDPKNGKTYSCKMTLEEHKLKVRGYIGFSLIGRTSVWSRKT
- a CDS encoding DMT family transporter, which gives rise to MASTWILLSLVSAFTLAASDALTKKALTGNNEYLVAWCRLLFSVPLLAILWIFVPIPDLDTGFYQAFLLAMPLEILAMVFYIKALKASPLSLTLPFLSLTPVFLIGISYVMLGEKVSLQGAAGIFLIAAGGYMLNIHTVRKGFLEPFRAVTRERGSVFMILVALIYSVTSSLGKMAIEHSSPLFFGITYFITLTIVFTPIALIAGRKDAGVFIVQKRYTGLFAPGLFYAVMIASHMIAISLTKVAYMISIKRMSVIIGVIFGYYLFMERNIRERLAGAFLMFSGFALIVTAS
- the moaC gene encoding cyclic pyranopterin monophosphate synthase MoaC, with the protein product MRKLTHLDKKGRAKMVDVTEKPPTRRTALAKGSVHMNTDTLKLILDNRVPKGDVLCVARTAGIMAAKRTGDMIPMCHPLNITSVDIDFSHDTRQSIIYIRAQVKTTGQTGVEMEALAAVSAAALTIYDMCKAVDREMIISDIRLMEKRGGKSGVFKRK
- the fdnG gene encoding formate dehydrogenase-N subunit alpha → MNVITRREFLRISGVAAAGLTFSHMGFDMSPVQAYAAELRTALRIKGARETPTICCFCSVGCGILVSTDKKGKVINAEGDPDHPISEGALCAKGASSYQIAVNENRLNKVRYRAPNSAAWKEVSWEWALNKIAANIKKSRDKSFVGKNKDGKVVNRTDGIASVGSAAMDNEECWLYQTFLRSLGLVYIEHQARIUHSATVAALGESFGRGAMTNHYIDFRNSDVILNMGGNVAENHPVSFKWVQAARDKGATFLHVDPRFTRTSAKADIFTRLRSGTDIAFLGGLIRYILDNNLYDEFYVKNYTNATFILNDQYGFDDGLFSGYDPTKRSYDKAKWAFEKDEKGIPKRDTSLKDEKCVYQHLKKHFSRYSMEKVVAITGTPQEDLENVYKTYAATGVPEKAGTILYAMGWTQHTVGTQNIRTMAIIQLLLGNMGIAGGGVNALRGESNVQGSTDHALLFHIIPAYMPTPRAKQQALEDYNATTPKTSDPRSANWWQNRPKYIASLLKSMYGDKATKDNDFGYSWLPKLEDTQNASWLMLFDEMYKGKFTGFFAWGMNPACSSANAGKVREALKKLDWMVNVNLFDNETGSFWKGPGMDPKKIKTEVFQLPCAAFMEKEGSVTNSGRWSQWRWKATNPPGQAMPDSEIMFELMKKVKALYKKEKGAFPDPVLNLKWDYETNKKFDIHAVAKEINGYDLATGKLVANFTKLKDDGTTSCGNWLFSGSYTEEGNMAARRKKDDPTGLGLFPQWAWCWPINRRIIYNRASVDLEGKPRNPAKTVVKWDAEAKKWIGDVPDGGWPPMGTEGFYPFIMKPDGVASIFGPGLADGPFPEHYEPLECPIEKNIMSNQRINPVIKIFEGGLDTFATCDPKYPFVCTTYRVTEHWQTGVLTRWLPWLLETEPQMFCELSEELAKLRGIDNGDKVLVETSRGKVEATAIVTLRFKPFVVAGQTIHQIGLPWHFGWLHPKDGGDSANLLTPTIGDPNTMIPESKAFMANVTKITAKKAGKA
- the bioA gene encoding adenosylmethionine--8-amino-7-oxononanoate transaminase, whose amino-acid sequence is MTEDNRRLEELDRQYIWHPFTQMKDWLGEKPVIITEGRDCFLKDTYGRWYLDGVSSLWVNIFGHRKKEIDDAIRAQLDKIAHSTLLGLSSEPAILLAEKLVKTVQRAFALASGTRADKEETEEGAQEGLHRVFYSDNGSTSVEIALKMAFQYWKHRGAKGKNAFVSLNNAYHGDTIGAVSVGGVDIFHQAFGPLLFKTYQAPSPYCYRCEIGREYPGCKIACLGSLEEIFRLHGDEIAGIIIEPKMQAAGGMIASPPGYLKGVRELCTAYNIIMIADEVATGFGRTGKMFACAHEDALPDILCLSKGITGGYLPLAATLSTGEIFDAFLGEFRELKTFFHGHSYTGNPLACAAAIACLDVFEHEKTLDALQEKIMILEAWLKEMSGLEHVGDVRNAGFMAGIEMVKNKVTREPYDWAEKMGWRVAYHARDNGVIIRPLGNVIVIMPPLSISRKNLQQLLKVIRESLIAVTEN
- a CDS encoding 4Fe-4S dicluster domain-containing protein translates to MADKSFFVDTTKCTACRGCQIACKQWNMNPATKTVQRGTHQNPEDLSYVTYKLVRFSEHEMQGKPVWYFFADQCRHCSTPPCKIVAESLKVNAITLDESTGAVLYNPKVKVKAADFKQIRESCPWDIPRWDEKTQGMAKCTMCIDRIKEGMLPACVKTCPTGTMIFGDRDKILELAKQRLKEVKAAYPKAELLNADFVRTIFLVIDEPKKYHKFAALEDDSVLALSAHASHRPG